Proteins encoded together in one Lathyrus oleraceus cultivar Zhongwan6 chromosome 5, CAAS_Psat_ZW6_1.0, whole genome shotgun sequence window:
- the LOC127083860 gene encoding probable methyltransferase PMT11, which produces MKSPINLDFLKSTHALKIAFFFFISITFFYLGKHWSDGYQQLIFFTQDSDPDPNQAVSISPNYNKSFDISSLIDHNSTEPVREKALTKQPPPPPPPPTEDSVAKFGIVNENGTMSEEFEVGEFDPGMVDDWVNETQAEKEGSESVQSFAIKKFGLCSRDMSEYIPCLDNVEAIQKLPSTEKGERFERHCPEEGKRLNCLVPAPKGYRAPIPWPKSRDEVWFSNVPHTRLVEDKGGQNWISRDKNKFKFPGGGTQFIHGANEYLDHISKMIPEITFGRHIRVALDVGCGVASFGAYLLQRNVVTVSVAPKDVHENQIQFALERGVPAMVAAFATRRLLYPSQAFDLIHCSRCRINWTRDDGILLLEVNRMLRAGGYFVWAAQPVYKHEEALEEQWEVMLNLTTRLCWKFLKKDGYIAVWQKPFDNSCYLSREAGTKPPLCDPSDDPDNVWYADLKACISELPKNGYEANVTDWPARLQTPPNRLQSIKLDAFISRKELFKAESKYWNEIIESYVRALRWKKMRLRNVMDMRAGFGGFAAAMIEQKFDSWVMNVVPVSGPNTLPVIYDRGLIGVMHDWCEPFDTYPRTYDFLHAANLLSVEKKRCNVSSIMVEMDRILRPGGRVYIRDSLTIMDELQEIAKAIGWHTLLRDTAEGPHASYRVLVCDKHLLRA; this is translated from the exons ATGAAATCTCCAATCAATCTCGATTTTCTCAAATCAACACACGCTCTCAAGATCGCCTTTTTTTTCTTCATTTCCATCACTTTCTTCTACTTAGGAAAACACTGGTCCGATGGCTACCAACAACTCATCTTCTTCACACAGGACTCCGACCCGGATCCGAATCAAGCGGTTTCGATTTCCCCTAATTACAACAAATCATTCGATATTTCTTCACTAATCGATCACAACAGCACAGAACCTGTTCGAGAAAAAGCCCTAACGAAACAACCACCACCGCCGCCGCCGCCACCGACAGAAGATTCGGTGGCGAAATTCGGGATCGTGAATGAGAATGGAACAATGTCTGAGGAGTTTGAGGTTGGGGAATTCGATCCAGGTATGGTGGATGATTGGGTTAACGAAACGCAAGCTGAGAAGGAGGGTTCTGAGAGTGTTCAAAGTTTCGCGATTAAGAAGTTTGGGTTGTGTTCGCGTGATATGAGTGAGTATATACCTTGTTTGGATAATGTGGAAGCGATTCAGAAGCTGCCGTCCACGGAGAAAGGAGAGAGATTTGAACGGCATTGTCCAGAGGAAGGTAAAAGGTTGAATTGTTTGGTTCCTGCTCCTAAAGGCTACCGTGCTCCAATTCCATGGCCTAAAAGCCGAGATGAG GTATGGTTCAGTAATGTTCCTCATACTCGTCTTGTTGAAGATAAAGGTGGCCAAAACTGGATTTCCAGAGACAAAAATAAGTTTAAATTTCCAGGAGGTGGTACACAATTTATACACGGGGCAAATGAATACTTGGATCATATTTCTAAG ATGATTCCTGAAATTACATTTGGTCGGCATATACGGGTTGCTCTTGATGTTGGTTGTGGTGTAGCTAGTTTTGGTGCATACTTACTGCAACGGAATGTCGTCACTGTGTCTGTAGCTCCCAAGGATGTTCATGAGAATCAGATTCAGTTTGCTCTTGAGCGTGGGGTGCCCGCCATGGTGGCAGCATTTGCAACTAGGCGTTTATTATATCCAAGTCAAGCTTTTGACTTGATTCATTGTTCCCGCTGTAGAATTAATTGGACTCGAGATG ATGGGATCTTGCTGCTTGAAGTTAATAGGATGCTAAGAGCAGGAGGGTATTTTGTTTGGGCTGCCCAACCGGTTTATAAGCACGAAGAAGCTTTAGAAGAACAATGGGAAG TGATGCTTAATCTTACCACTCGACTCTGCTGGAAGTTTTTGAAAAAAGATGGGTATATTGCAGTATGGCAGAAACCTTTTGACAATAGCTGCTATTTAAGCCGCGAGGCAGGAACTAAACCTCCTCTTTGCGACCCCAGTGACGACCCAGATAATGTTTG GTATGCTGATCTAAAAGCATGTATCTCTGAATTGCCTAAGAATGGATATGAAGCCAATGTTACCGATTGGCCTGCTCGATTGCAAACCCCACCAAATAGGCTTCAAAGCATAAAACTTGACGCTTTCATATCCAGAAAAGAACTATTTAAGGCAGAATCAAAATACTGGAATGAGATTATAGAAAGCTATGTTCGTGCTTTGCGCTGGAAGAAGATGAGATTAAGAAATGTTATGGACATGCGAGCAGGTTTTGGAGG ATTTGCAGCAGCAATGATTGAGCAGAAGTTTGATAGCTGGGTTATGAATGTTGTTCCTGTTAGTGGTCCAAACACATTGCCTGTCATATATGACCGGGGATTGATTGGAGTTATGCATGACTG GTGCGAACCATTTGACACCTATCCGAGAACCTATGATTTCCTGCATGCAGCAAACCTGCTTTCTGTAGAGAAGAAAAG ATGCAACGTGTCATCAATTATGGTTGAGATGGATCGGATACTAAGACCCGGTGGACGTGTATACATCCGCGATTCTCTTACCATAATGGATGAACTTCAAGAGATTGCCAAAGCAATAGGCTGGCACACGTTACTACGAGACACAGCTGAGGGGCCTCACGCAAGTTATAGGGTCTTGGTTTGTGACAAGCATCTGCTACGGGCTTGA